A genomic region of Miscanthus floridulus cultivar M001 chromosome 3, ASM1932011v1, whole genome shotgun sequence contains the following coding sequences:
- the LOC136543773 gene encoding protein FAR1-RELATED SEQUENCE 1-like, whose product MSSSLIATRCDTDPNILDVFIPRVRHTFETKKEAYEFYCDYARLAGFSVRVKRTSKETADWIEKTSKRVGCPAYAKVKQDKKANQWYFDHVEEAHNHKLHQSPRMVRNAEQAREEKDADLEKLFQFFRECKTSNEYFYFDVDFDPKTKKNMTLGIFVGANNNLKNEKRKSWIATYFKGMYCGIKTSTQRSESQNRVLKDGYVNNTTTLHTFAKRAEVVRACKSRFDEQLSRVYTRAMYQEYKREYANSTAFLIEPNPDPEVMNGYLVRHEKGAGSFCWAQYAFKVVADKEAGVYECECKQWEHTGLFCMHIIRAFTHLQVQSIPKNAAIMETNENQAKINLDPYKLPCWYITG is encoded by the exons ATGAGTTCTAGTTTGATTGCAACTAGATGTGATACT GATCCAAACATACTAGATGTATTTATCCCAAGGGTGAGGCATACATTCGAGACAAAAAAAGAAGCCTATGAATTTTACTGTGATTATGCAAGATTGGCTGGGTTCAGTGTGAGGGTGAAGAGAACTAGCAAGGAGACTGCAGACTGG ATTGAAAAGACATCAAAGAGAGTTGGCTGCCCTGCATATGCTAAGGTAAAGCAAGATAAGAAAGCCAACCAATGGTACTTCGACCATGTTGAGGAAGCACACAACCACAAGTTGCACCAGTCGCCCAGGATGGTTAG GAATGCTGAGCAAGCAAGGGAGGAAAAAGATGCTGATCTGGAGAAACTTTTTCAGTTTTTTAGAGAATGCAAGACAAGCAACGAGTACTTTTACTTTGACGTGGATTTTGATCCGAAAACAAAG AAAAACATGACGCTAGGCATTTTTGTGGGGGCCAATAACAACCTGAAGAAT GAAAAGAGGAAGAGCTGGATTGCAACATACTTCAAGGGGATGTACTGCGGCATAAAGACATCCACGCAGAGATCAGAAAGTCAGAACAGGGTACTGAAGGATGGTTATGTTAACAACACTACAACCCTGCACACGTTTGCGAAGAGG GCTGAGGTCGTCCGAGCTTGCAAATCAAGGTTTGATGAGCAGCTCAGCAGGGTGTACACGAGGGCTATGTACCAGGAATACAAAAGGGAATATGCTAACAGCACAGCATTTCTCATAGAACCTAATCCTGATCCAGAAGTCATGAATGGTTATTTGGTGAGGCATGAGAAGGGTGCGGGGAGCTTCTGCTGGGCGCAATATGCATTTAAAGTGGTGGCTGACAAGGAAGCAGGAGTGTATGAATGTGAATGCAAGCAGTGGGAGCACACAG GGCTGTTTTGCATGCACATCATAAGGGCATTCACCCACCTGCAGGTGCAGAGCATACCAAAAAA TGCAGCTATTATGGAGACAAATGAAAATCAGGCTAAGATCAACCTTGATCCTTACAAACTTCCTTGCTGGTATATCACTGGCTGA
- the LOC136545799 gene encoding probable folate-biopterin transporter 8, chloroplastic, with translation MLCLSPCSPHLHVHLPRSPTARPAAASCRSARGIGVTLCLRMPTTPEERRQRRRLAKFQDSSAAPAFKPPAPARLTPAAERRGALREMRRVWWVCGVGYCVQGFRCFPWLALNFHLTRGLGLGPAGLQLVQNAGSIPLVAKPLFGVLSDAVYIGRAHRLPYTSLGVLLQLIAWGTLAITPVTGDAFPTQMACILIGNLGASVTEVVSDAVVTEFSRTQKAGVLQSYTFIALAAGSLLGNLSGGYILLKTQEPKIMFTAFSVLLGFQLALSLSTKETLPSSRGNSRNRLVKSSLATNFRKQFSNLMTAISKERVLYPLTWIMTSFAVVPILSGTMFCFQTQYLNLDPSVIGLSKVVGQVMVLSLTILYNRYLKRIPLRCLTSGLQILYALAVLSDLVLVKQINLVLGIPNEIHVLCFSALAEALAQFKVLPFSVLLSSLCPPGCEGSLFAFFTSGLVFSAILSGVFGVGLSTLIGVSSVDYSSLPLGILLQSLAALLPLGWISFLPEKWAADEKVVI, from the exons ATGCTCTGCCTCTCGCCGTGCTCGCCGCACCTGCACGTCCACCTCCCCCGCAGCCCGACGGCGCGACCCGCCGCCGCCTCGTGCAGGAGCGCGCGCGGCATCGGTGTCACGCTATGCCTCCGGATGCCGACGACGCCGGAGGAGCGGCGGCAGAGGCGCCGGCTGGCCAAGTTCCAGGACTCCTCGGCCGCGCCGGCCTTCAAGCCGCCGGCGCCCGCGCGTCTGACGCCCGCGGCCGAACGGCGCGGGGCGCTGCGGGAGATGCGCCGGGTGTGGTGGGTGTGCGGGGTCGGGTACTGCGTGCAGGGTTTCCGCTGCTTCCCGTGGCTGGCTCTCAACTTTCACCTCACGCGCGGTCTAGGCCTCGGCCCCGCCGGCCTGCAGCTCGTGCAGAATGCCGGGAGCATCCCGCTCGTCGCCAAGCCGCTCTTCGGGGTCCTCTCGGATGCTGTCTACATCGGCCGCGCGCACCGCCTCCCCTACACCTCCCTCGGAG TATTGCTGCAGCTTATTGCTTGGGGAACACTTGCAATTACTCCAGTTACAGGGGATGCATTTCCAACTCAAATGGCATGCATTCTCATTGGAAATCTTGGAGCATCTGTCACAGAAGTTGTAAGTGATGCTGTTGTCACGGAGTTCAGTAGAACACAGAAGGCTGGTGTACTACAGTCATACACATTCATAGCCCTGGCTGCAGGATCCCTACTGGGGAACTTGTCTGGTGGTTACATTCTGCTTAAAACACAGGAACCAAAGATCATGTTCACCGCATTCTCAGTCCTTCTTGGCTTCCAGCTAGCACTGTCCCTAAGTACAAAAGAGACATTGCCAAGCTCTCGAGGAAACTCCAGAAATCGTCTTGTCAAAAGCTCTTTGGCAACTAACTTCCGCAAACAATTCTCAAACTTGATGACAGCAATCAGCAAGGAAAGGGTCTTATACCCTCTTACATGGATCATGACATCCTTTGCTGTTGTGCCTATTCTTTCTGGAACCATGTTCTGCTTTCAAACACAGTATTTGAATCTTGATCCATCAGTCATTGGTCTATCAAAAGTTGTGGGACAGGTCATGGTGCTATCACTAACTATACTCTACAATCGTTATCTTAAAAGGATCCCACTGAGGTGCCTTACCAGTGGACTTCAGATACTATATGCTTTGGCAGTTTTGTCAGATTTGGTCCTTGTGAAACAAATAAACCTTGTGCTAGGGATACCGAACGAGATTCATGTTCTTTGCTTCTCAGCTCTAGCTGAAGCTCTAGCTCAGTTCAAGGTCTTGCCATTCTCGGTTTTGTTGTCAAGTCTCTGCCCACCAGGCTGCGAAGGTTCTTTGTTCGCCTTCTTCACATCTGGACTGGTGTTTTCAGCAATACTAAGTGGAGTATTTGGAGTTGGATTGTCCACCCTGATCGGCGTGTCTTCTGTGGACTACTCAAGCTTGCCTTTGGGTATTTTGCTGCAAAGTTTGGCTGCATTGCTACCATTGGGATGGATATCCTTTTTGCCTGAGAAATGGGCTGCCGATGAGAAGGTTGTAATATAA